In Gemmatimonadota bacterium, one genomic interval encodes:
- a CDS encoding dienelactone hydrolase family protein has protein sequence MRPIIFEDDLSQLLDQFEPSMLFDGSTVDELERWQDRFRSTVVELLGLRPERSDLSLEFLTETDCGDHVRHRIRYQTELDVFVPAYLLVPKELQNRTPGLLCLHGHSQFGKDGVAGIDNSPERKEEIVTKGYNFGQKFAQQGYVTLMPDLRGFGERRSNYPNPRVDYCMRNYLCATLMGTTVVALHLCDLQAALDVLQSLDYIDSEMLGCAGISLGGRMTMMISAFDSRVKIAVPSGCLSMYQERYQALKKCGAQLIPGLLQYGDTPEIFSLIAPRPMVIEWGLRDRLAPREWAERALVRVRKAYGAAGALDQLFVDQFDGGHQFNMKVASDVLNKWRNGGL, from the coding sequence ATGAGACCCATCATCTTCGAAGATGACCTTTCGCAACTGCTGGATCAGTTTGAGCCATCAATGCTATTCGACGGCTCAACGGTCGATGAACTGGAGAGGTGGCAGGATCGATTTCGATCAACAGTAGTGGAACTGTTGGGCCTTCGCCCGGAACGGTCGGACCTTTCTCTGGAATTCCTGACTGAAACGGATTGTGGGGACCACGTACGCCATCGCATTCGCTACCAGACGGAACTGGACGTGTTCGTACCGGCTTATTTGCTCGTTCCCAAGGAGTTACAGAATCGGACTCCGGGTCTCCTTTGCCTGCATGGGCACAGCCAGTTTGGGAAAGATGGTGTGGCGGGGATCGACAATTCACCCGAGCGGAAAGAAGAAATTGTAACGAAGGGATACAACTTCGGCCAGAAATTCGCACAGCAGGGCTACGTCACCCTGATGCCCGATCTACGCGGGTTTGGCGAACGACGGTCCAATTATCCAAATCCCCGGGTTGACTATTGCATGCGCAACTACCTTTGTGCAACGCTGATGGGCACAACCGTTGTGGCACTACATCTGTGCGATCTACAGGCGGCACTCGATGTGCTTCAGTCCCTCGATTATATCGACAGTGAGATGCTTGGCTGTGCAGGGATTTCGCTCGGAGGTCGAATGACCATGATGATCTCTGCTTTTGATTCACGGGTCAAGATTGCCGTACCCTCGGGTTGTCTGAGCATGTACCAGGAACGTTATCAGGCTTTGAAGAAGTGCGGCGCACAACTCATCCCGGGACTTCTCCAGTATGGGGATACGCCGGAGATCTTCTCTCTCATCGCCCCCCGCCCTATGGTAATAGAATGGGGGTTGAGGGATCGACTGGCGCCACGCGAATGGGCGGAGAGAGCCCTAGTCAGAGTGCGGAAGGCATATGGGGCAGCCGGCGCTTTGGATCAGTTATTTGTCGATCAATTTGACGGCGGACACCAGTTCAATATGAAAGTCGCCAGTGATGTCCTGAACAAATGGAGGAACGGTGGTCTCTGA